A part of Deltaproteobacteria bacterium genomic DNA contains:
- a CDS encoding glycosyltransferase family 2 protein has translation MEGKLVSIIIPTYNRKRQVLACIESLMDSDYPSFEVIVVDNASEDGTAEAVETSFPSVRVVRLGHNTGAVTGRNEGIRRAKGSYLCFVDSDNLLHRDFLRELVRAAERDPGTGFVGPKMYFRSDPRRIWYAGVEIDHRTSRTSYRGLNEIDTGKYDREEEVHHIPNVWLVKREVVDAIGGMDPAYVMTYGEAEWAARARLAGFKVLFCPSAVVYHDIPLPGEKKGLRARIGFDSPYRIYYAARNRVLYMRKFAKRGDYLAFLLFYNNLFLLWYCGLLAASGRFDLLKAYIKGYLSGITNRSMLQKPSA, from the coding sequence ATGGAAGGTAAGCTCGTCTCGATCATAATACCGACCTACAACAGGAAGAGACAGGTACTTGCCTGCATCGAGTCCCTGATGGACTCGGACTACCCTTCGTTCGAGGTCATCGTCGTGGATAACGCCTCCGAGGACGGCACTGCCGAGGCGGTCGAGACCTCATTCCCTTCGGTCAGGGTCGTAAGGCTCGGGCACAATACCGGCGCGGTTACCGGCAGGAACGAGGGCATAAGGCGCGCAAAAGGCAGTTATCTCTGTTTTGTGGACAGCGACAACCTTCTCCATAGGGACTTCCTCCGGGAGCTCGTAAGGGCTGCGGAACGCGACCCCGGAACAGGGTTCGTCGGCCCAAAGATGTATTTCCGCTCCGACCCCCGGAGGATATGGTACGCGGGAGTCGAAATAGACCACCGCACCAGCAGGACGAGTTACAGGGGGCTTAATGAGATCGACACCGGCAAATACGACAGGGAGGAGGAGGTGCACCATATCCCCAACGTATGGCTCGTGAAGCGGGAGGTCGTGGACGCGATAGGCGGCATGGACCCCGCTTATGTGATGACCTACGGCGAGGCGGAATGGGCGGCGCGGGCAAGGCTCGCGGGGTTCAAGGTGCTCTTCTGCCCGAGCGCGGTCGTATACCACGATATTCCGCTACCGGGGGAGAAAAAGGGGCTCAGGGCCAGGATAGGCTTCGACAGCCCCTACAGGATCTACTATGCGGCAAGGAACCGGGTGCTCTACATGAGGAAGTTCGCGAAAAGAGGCGACTACCTCGCGTTCCTTCTTTTCTACAATAACCTTTTCCTTCTCTGGTACTGCGGCCTGCTCGCGGCCTCAGGCCGGTTCGACCTTCTGAAGGCCTACATAAAGGGCTATTTAAGCGGGATCACAAACCGGAGCATGCTTCAGAAGCCCTCGGCCTGA
- a CDS encoding glycosyltransferase family 2 protein, with the protein MEARILVCIPSYRNPERLKECLARVSSIDRRGRTVETLVVDSGTDPAELEKVVGHFENVELVTMENRGYVGCVNAGLRRAIENGFEYMLVVTDDARVESGILDGLMPPLAADERAAISGCKIIHVSKDREGGVKKVVMPGGFLGHWAFPRSRNIPEDSTELAECDWVNGAVLAMKVRVFREIGLLDESFFMYFDELDLGLKLKRAGYHAIYNPRVRVVHESGSGFYGITSGKGGAYARYYLTRNVALLYYKKSLASFVYFLPYYLVISALRSAVLTLRGRPDCGLAVLRGVKDFFAWNLGRGPY; encoded by the coding sequence ATGGAAGCGCGGATACTTGTCTGCATACCGAGCTACAGGAACCCCGAAAGGCTCAAGGAATGCCTCGCGCGCGTCAGCTCTATCGACCGGCGCGGCCGGACGGTCGAGACACTCGTCGTCGACAGCGGAACCGACCCGGCTGAGCTTGAGAAGGTAGTCGGCCATTTCGAAAATGTCGAGCTTGTCACTATGGAGAACAGGGGATACGTGGGCTGCGTGAACGCGGGGCTCCGCCGCGCAATCGAGAACGGCTTCGAATACATGCTCGTCGTGACGGACGACGCCCGCGTGGAAAGCGGCATCCTGGACGGGCTTATGCCACCCCTCGCAGCGGACGAGCGGGCAGCCATAAGCGGGTGCAAGATAATTCATGTCTCAAAAGACCGTGAGGGCGGGGTGAAAAAGGTCGTCATGCCAGGCGGCTTTCTCGGGCACTGGGCCTTTCCCAGGAGCAGGAACATACCCGAGGACTCGACTGAGCTTGCCGAATGCGACTGGGTGAACGGGGCCGTCCTCGCCATGAAAGTGCGGGTCTTCCGTGAAATAGGCCTCCTCGACGAATCGTTTTTCATGTACTTCGACGAGCTCGACCTGGGGCTCAAGCTCAAGAGGGCGGGCTACCACGCGATCTACAATCCCCGGGTCAGGGTCGTCCACGAGTCGGGGAGCGGCTTTTACGGCATAACATCGGGCAAGGGCGGGGCATACGCGAGGTATTACCTTACGAGGAACGTGGCGCTCCTGTATTACAAGAAGTCCCTCGCGAGCTTCGTCTATTTCCTGCCGTATTATCTGGTCATCTCGGCCCTTCGCTCTGCCGTATTGACGCTCAGGGGCAGGCCGGACTGCGGCCTTGCAGTGCTCCGGGGCGTGAAGGACTTTTTCGCCTGGAACCTGGGTCGGGGGCCTTATTAG
- a CDS encoding class I SAM-dependent methyltransferase: MNFDRLHSLPGSFPVRECSGCSSLYLKEAPRDPGAYYPEGEYYSTYESNTSELRAKRKLIELFYSGGRNRGLLYLLLYPLRGRVQGVPDYVPGGRVLDIGCGFGLLLDLLKEAGWETHGIDISARAIELVKKKGHNGVSGELKAGHFDSGYFDAVIMSHSIEHLKSPREYLSLAHEMLRPGGQIIVLAPNARSLGFRFFGRAWAPIETPRHLFVPSPKAMTGLLKDAGFKTESLKYTGSNWSQSLDYLLNGRYRPGSFFYKPFVSLPLEALAQALNLLHLGDSFQIKARKGPSDAR, from the coding sequence ATGAACTTCGACAGGCTCCACAGTCTGCCCGGCTCCTTTCCCGTTAGAGAGTGTTCCGGCTGCTCTTCCCTTTACCTCAAGGAAGCCCCACGCGACCCAGGAGCATACTATCCGGAGGGAGAATACTATTCCACCTACGAGAGCAACACGAGCGAGCTCAGGGCCAAAAGAAAGCTCATAGAGCTCTTCTACTCCGGCGGCAGAAACCGGGGTCTTCTTTACCTGCTCCTCTACCCGCTGAGGGGCAGGGTGCAGGGCGTACCCGATTACGTACCGGGCGGCAGGGTCCTCGATATCGGCTGCGGGTTCGGCCTTCTACTGGACCTCCTCAAGGAGGCCGGATGGGAGACCCACGGCATAGATATAAGCGCGAGGGCGATCGAGCTTGTCAAAAAAAAAGGGCACAACGGGGTCTCCGGTGAGCTCAAGGCCGGGCACTTCGATTCCGGGTACTTCGATGCGGTGATCATGAGCCATTCGATAGAGCACCTGAAATCTCCCAGGGAATATCTCTCGCTCGCGCACGAGATGCTCAGGCCCGGAGGCCAGATCATAGTCCTTGCCCCAAATGCCCGTTCGCTCGGGTTCAGGTTCTTCGGCAGGGCGTGGGCCCCCATCGAGACGCCGAGGCACCTTTTCGTACCATCACCAAAGGCCATGACGGGGCTTCTGAAGGACGCCGGTTTCAAAACCGAGTCCCTGAAATACACGGGCTCCAACTGGTCCCAGAGCCTGGACTATCTTCTTAACGGAAGATATAGGCCGGGGTCCTTTTTTTACAAGCCGTTCGTAAGCCTACCCCTTGAGGCGCTCGCGCAGGCGCTGAATCTCCTGCACCTCGGCGATTCTTTCCAGATAAAAGCGAGGAAGGGGCCTTCCGATGCTCGATAG